Proteins found in one Lonchura striata isolate bLonStr1 chromosome 25, bLonStr1.mat, whole genome shotgun sequence genomic segment:
- the WNT9B gene encoding protein Wnt-9b translates to MGHFPPHRDCGSNADLLHLQTKPQQEIPTSLTGKEALTHFPSLGAAGGSGPGKGHVKQCELLQLSRKQKRLCRREPGLAETLRDAIRLGILECQFQFRSERWNCSLEGRPSLLKRGFKETAFLYAVSSAALTHSLARACSAGRMERCTCDDSPGLENRKAWQWGVCGDNLKYSTKFLKKFLGQKRIGKDLRAKVDIHNTNVGIKAVKNGLKTTCKCHGVSGSCAVRTCWKQLSPFHEIGRLLKLRYDDAVKVFSTSNDAVGHSELAGPHRHGHSAKQPALPRPTDLVYVEDSPSFCRPSKYSLGTAGRTCSREGNCDSMCCGRGYNTQSRLVTFSCHCQVQWCCYVECQQCMQEEVVYSCKQ, encoded by the exons CCTGACCGGGAAAGAAGCCCTGACCCACTTCCCGTCGCTGGGCGCCGCGGGGGGCTCTGGCCCAGGCAAGGGGCACGTGAAGCAGTGcgagctgctccagctgtccCGCAAGCAGAAGCGGCTGtgccggagggagccggggctggcGGAGACGCTGCGGGACGCGATCCGCCTGGGCATCCTCGAGTGCCAGTTCCAGTTCCGCAGCGAGCGCTGGAACTGCAGCCTGGAGGGCCGGCCCAGCCTGCTCAAGAGAG GTTTTAAGGAAACAGCCTTCCTGTACGCCGTGTCCTCGGCCGCCCTGACGCACTCGCTGGCGCGGGCGTGCAGCGCGGGGCGCATGGAGCGCTGCACCTGCGACGACTCCCCGGGCCTGGAGAACCGCAAGGCCTGGCAGTGGGGCGTCTGCGGGGACAACCTCAAGTACAGCACCAAGTTCCTGAAAAAGTTCCTGGGGCAGAAGAGGATCGGCAAAGACCTGCGGGCCAAGGTGGACATCCACAACACCAACGTGGGCATCAAG gcGGTGAAGAACGGCCTCAAAACCACCTGCAAGTGCCACGGCGTGTCCGGCTCCTGCGCGGTGCGGACGTGCTGGAAGCAGCTCTCGCCTTTCCACGAGATCGGGCGGCTCCTGAAGCTGCGCTACGACGATGCTGTCAAGGTCTTCAGCACCAGCAACGACGCCGTGGGACACTCGGAGCTGGCGGGGCCGCACAGACACGGCCACTCGGCCAAGCagcccgccctgccccgccccACCGACCTGGTGTACGTGGAGGACTCGCCCAGCTTCTGCCGGCCCAGCAAATACtccctgggcaccgcgggcagGACCTGCTCCCGCGAGGGCAACTGCGACAGCATGTGCTGCGGCCGGGGCTACAACACCCAGAGCCGCCTGGTCACCTTCTCGTGCCACTGCCAGGTGCAGTGGTGCTGCTACGTGgagtgccagcagtgcatgCAGGAGGAGGTGGTCTACAGCTGCAAGCAGTAG